In a single window of the Nicotiana tomentosiformis chromosome 8, ASM39032v3, whole genome shotgun sequence genome:
- the LOC104088686 gene encoding protein FATTY ACID EXPORT 5-like, translated as MHDFCFTIPYGLILVCGGIIGYFKKGSTASLAGGLGTGFLLILAGYLSLQAFHKRKNSYFALILETACAAVLTWVMGQRYMQTSKIMPAGVVAGISVAMTGFYLYKITTGGNHFPSKAE; from the exons ATGCATGATTTTTGCTTCACAATCCCATATGGATTAATTCTTGTATGTGGTGGTATTATAGGATATTTCAAGAAAGGAAGCACAGCTTCACTGGCTGGAGGTTTGGGTActggatttttgctcattttagcTGGTTACTTGAGTCTTCAAGCATTTCACAAGCGCAAAAATTCTTACTTTGCCTTGATTCTTGAAACTG CTTGTGCTGCCGTGTTAACATGGGTCATGGGACAGCGGTACATGCAGACTTCAAAGATAATGCCAGCTGGCGTTGTTGCTGGTATCAG TGTGGCAATGACTGGATTTTACCTGTATAAGATCACCACCGGTGGAAATCATTTCCCGTCTAAAGCCGAGTAA
- the LOC138897028 gene encoding uncharacterized protein, which yields MENGRKLKIFEFPSLTNGYCLILKEEKILIEIKNDNGNQTVPMVTSNASTSRTTPALAPAEKPRKFFGIDFKRWQQKMFFYLTTLSLQKFITEDVPVLPDETPENERFLVTESWKHSDFLCKNYILSGLEDNLYNVYSNMETSKQLWIALERKYKTEDAGLKKFVVAKFLDYKMVDSKSVITQVQKLQVIIHDLLAEGISQINTNVESINNIVSTNRIFTKGLVINEAFQVAAMIEKLPPL from the exons atggaaaatggaagaaaattgaaaatatttgagtttccctccttaacAAATGGATATTGTCTCATATtgaaagaggaaaagattttgatag AAATAAAGAATGACAATGGGAACCAGACTGTTCCTATGGTAACttccaacgcatcgacaagccgaacaacaccggcattggcaccggcagaaaaacccagaaaatttttcgggattgacttcaagcgctggcagcagaaaatgttcttctacttgacgaCTTTAAGTCTGCAGAAGTTCATTACGGAAGATGTTCCTGTTCTACCCGATGAAACTCCAgaaaatgaacgctttctcgtgactgagtcgtggaagcattctgattttctatgcaagaattacattcttagTGGACTAGAGGACAATCTGTATAACGTCTATAGTAATATGGAGACGTCAAAACAACTGTGGATAGCGCTTGAAAGGAAATACAAAACGGAAGATGCCGGGTTAAAGAAATTCGTTGTCGCTAAATTTTTGGActataaaatggtagatagcaagtctgttattacccaagtccaaaaattgcaagtgattattcacgatctccttgctgaaggtataagtcaaattaatactaatgttgaaagtattaatAATATTGTTTCTACTAACAGAATTTTCACtaaaggtcttgtcatcaatgaagcgttCCAAGTTGCAGCAATGATTGAAAAGTTGCCTCCTTTGtag
- the LOC104088687 gene encoding vacuolar protein sorting-associated protein 22 homolog 1: MRRRPGIGGLQNAAAARDQYRLLGENVAKLRTDLMKEQLATFRSQLEDFARKHKNDIRKNPAFRAQFHEMCAKVGVDPLASNKGFWAELLGIGDFYYELGVQIIEVCLATRPHNGGLISLDDLCKLLGRRRKAARETISEDDCLRAISKLKVLGSGYEVITVGKRKLVRSVPTELNKDHNEILELAQAQGFVTADEVQRRLTWSLGRATDALETLLEEGLAMIDDGHIDGRRRYWFPCVSSISSYVGADTL; the protein is encoded by the exons ATGAGGCGGAGACCGGGAATCGGAGGTTTGCAGAACGCTGCGGCGGCTAGA GATCAATATCGATTGCTAGGGGAAAATGTGGCGAAATTGAGAACTGATCTTATGAAAGAGCAGCTCGCTACGTTTCGCTCTCAGCTTGAAGACTTTGCTCGCAAACACAAG AATGACATTCGCAAGAATCCTGCATTCAGGGCACAGTTCCACGAGATGTGTGCTAAAGTTGGAGTAGATCCGCTAGCATCAAACAAGGGTTTCTGGGCAGAATTATTGGGGATTGGCGACTTCTATTATGAACTTG GGGTACAGATCATTGAAGTATGCTTGGCTACCAGACCCCACAACGGAGGTTTGATAAGCTTGGATGATCTTTGTAAACTGCTTGGTCGGAGACGTAAAGCTGCTCGTGAGACAATATCTGAGGATGACTGCTTGCGGGCTATTAGCAAGCTGAAG GTATTAGGTAGTGGTTATGAGGTGATTACAGTGGGAAAGAGAAAGCTTGTTAGATCTGTCCCTACTGAACTGAATAAGGATCACAATGAAATTTTAGAGCTGGCCCAG GCTCAAGGCTTTGTGACGGCTGATGAAGTACAAAGACGCCTAACCTGGTCTTTAGGTCGTGCAACTGATGCGCTTGAAACACTGTTAGAG GAAGGACTTGCCATGATTGATGATGGTCACATAGATGGCAGACGTCGATACTGGTTCCCCTGTGTGTCCTCTATCTCCTCCTATGTAGGGGCGGACACTCTTTAG